A portion of the Lysinibacillus timonensis genome contains these proteins:
- a CDS encoding DNA topoisomerase III, whose protein sequence is MAKSLVLAEKPSVARDIARVLKCNKKGNGYLEGDQYIVTWALGHLVTLADPENYDVKYKTWNLEDLPMLPQKLKLTVIKQSGKQFNAVKSQLMRSDVTEVIIATDAGREGELVARWIIEKAKIQKPIKRLWISSVTDKAIKEGFKNLKPGKLYENLYASAVARSEADWYIGLNATRALTTRFNAQLNCGRVQTPTVAIIAAREEEIKSFKPQTYFGIEALTTDNLKLSWQDQHGNIRSFNKEKINTIIKELDRQNAKVMDIERKSKKSYAPGLYDLTELQRDANKLFGYSAKETLNIMQKLYEQHKVLTYPRTDSRYISSDIVATIPERIKACGVGEYRTLANKILSKPIKATKAFVDDSKVSDHHAIIPTEGFVQLAKFTDKERKIYDLVVKRFLAVLFPPFEYEQLTLHAKIGAETFIARGKTILTAGWKEVYEHHVDDEDLTDDIKEQILPRIEKGQTLTIKLIHETSGQTKPPARFTEATLLSAMENPVKYMGTKDQKLAETLKSTGGLGTVATRADIIEKLFNSFLIEKRGGKEIYLTSKGRQLLDLVPDELKSPTLTAEWEMKLELIAKGKLKKEVFISEMKNYTKEIVGEIKGSDKKYKHENISTKSCPECGKPMLEVNGKKGKMLVCQDRECGVRKSVSRLTNARCPNCHKKLELRGEGEGQLFVCQCGHREKLTTFQERRQKESKGKVDKRTVQKYMKQQNKAEEPINNALAEALKGLKLD, encoded by the coding sequence ATGGCGAAAAGTTTAGTGCTTGCTGAAAAACCATCTGTAGCACGTGATATCGCTCGTGTTCTAAAATGTAACAAAAAAGGAAATGGCTACCTAGAAGGTGATCAATATATCGTTACATGGGCATTAGGTCATCTAGTAACACTTGCTGATCCAGAAAATTACGATGTGAAGTATAAAACTTGGAATTTAGAAGATCTGCCAATGTTACCACAAAAGTTAAAGTTAACTGTCATTAAGCAGTCAGGTAAACAGTTTAATGCCGTTAAATCTCAATTGATGCGCTCAGATGTAACAGAAGTTATTATCGCAACGGATGCAGGTCGTGAAGGTGAACTAGTAGCTCGTTGGATTATAGAAAAAGCTAAAATTCAAAAACCTATTAAACGTTTATGGATTTCCTCTGTTACCGACAAAGCGATAAAAGAAGGTTTCAAAAATTTAAAGCCTGGAAAGCTTTACGAAAATTTATATGCTTCGGCAGTGGCAAGATCGGAAGCAGACTGGTATATCGGGTTAAATGCTACACGTGCTTTAACTACTCGATTTAACGCCCAATTAAACTGTGGACGAGTACAAACACCTACTGTCGCAATTATTGCAGCACGCGAAGAAGAGATTAAGTCCTTTAAGCCTCAAACGTATTTCGGTATTGAAGCATTGACTACTGACAACCTTAAGTTATCTTGGCAAGATCAGCACGGTAACATACGTAGTTTCAACAAAGAGAAAATAAATACTATTATTAAAGAACTTGATCGTCAAAATGCAAAAGTAATGGATATTGAACGCAAATCAAAAAAATCATATGCACCAGGATTATACGATTTAACAGAATTACAACGAGATGCCAATAAACTTTTCGGCTATTCCGCAAAGGAAACGTTGAACATCATGCAAAAACTTTATGAACAACATAAAGTTTTAACTTATCCTCGAACGGACTCACGGTACATCTCAAGTGATATTGTTGCCACTATTCCAGAACGTATTAAAGCATGTGGAGTTGGTGAATACCGTACATTAGCGAATAAAATTCTTTCTAAACCAATAAAAGCTACAAAAGCCTTTGTTGATGATAGTAAAGTTAGTGACCACCATGCAATCATTCCAACTGAGGGATTTGTCCAGCTTGCTAAATTTACAGACAAGGAACGAAAAATATATGACCTTGTTGTCAAACGTTTCCTCGCTGTTCTATTCCCTCCATTTGAATATGAGCAATTAACGTTACATGCCAAAATTGGTGCAGAAACTTTTATTGCACGCGGAAAAACAATTCTAACAGCAGGTTGGAAAGAAGTATACGAACATCATGTGGATGATGAAGATTTAACTGATGACATAAAAGAACAGATCCTTCCCCGCATCGAAAAAGGTCAAACATTAACGATAAAACTTATTCACGAAACGTCAGGCCAAACTAAACCACCTGCTCGTTTTACAGAAGCGACATTACTATCAGCTATGGAAAATCCAGTGAAATATATGGGGACTAAAGATCAGAAATTAGCCGAAACTTTAAAATCTACCGGTGGCCTTGGTACAGTTGCGACTCGGGCGGATATTATTGAGAAGTTATTCAATTCTTTTTTAATTGAAAAGCGTGGAGGTAAAGAAATCTATCTTACTTCAAAAGGTCGTCAGCTTCTTGATCTTGTACCGGATGAATTAAAATCACCCACTCTGACTGCCGAATGGGAGATGAAACTTGAATTAATCGCCAAAGGGAAACTGAAAAAAGAAGTATTTATATCCGAAATGAAAAATTATACGAAGGAAATTGTAGGCGAAATCAAGGGAAGCGACAAGAAGTACAAACATGAAAATATATCTACAAAGTCGTGTCCTGAGTGTGGAAAACCTATGCTAGAGGTCAATGGTAAGAAAGGCAAAATGCTAGTCTGTCAAGATCGGGAATGCGGTGTCCGAAAAAGTGTATCTCGCTTAACAAATGCACGCTGTCCAAATTGCCATAAGAAGCTAGAACTACGCGGTGAAGGTGAGGGTCAACTATTCGTTTGTCAATGTGGACATCGTGAAAAATTAACTACTTTCCAAGAACGACGTCAAAAGGAATCCAAAGGAAAAGTTGATAAACGCACAGTTCAAAAATATATGAAACAGCAAAATAAAGCTGAAGAACCTATTAATAACGCACTTGCTGAAGCATTAAAGGGACTAAAATTGGATTAG
- a CDS encoding Na/Pi cotransporter family protein, whose amino-acid sequence MDWQTMLFQFLGGLGLFLFAIKYMGDGLQKAAGDRLREILDRFTTNPLMGVLVGILVTVLIQSSSGTTVITVGLVSAGFMKLRQAIGVIMGANIGTTITAFIIGFDVGTYSYPIMALGAVLLFFFKKSTIQNIGQVLFGFAGLFIGLEMMGDGMKPLRDWETFIDITVSFSDYPILGVVAGTLFTVVVQSSSATIGILQGLYDEGLIPLAGALPVLFGDNIGTTITAVLAALGASVVARRAAAAHVMFNIIGTIIFLILLPLFTNYVEWISGVLQLEEKMQIAFAHGTFNVINTLIQLPFVGLIAYLVTKIVPGEDTTIEYGPKHLDKSLIEQSPSIALGQAKQEVVRMGEFAQRGLHESMDYLFTLDSKHVGITEQLEEAINNLDRVTTEYLVELSKESLSGTDSKLHHALFDNIRDVERIGDHVENIVELAQYRETNRVKFSEEAENELKEMFNIVLDTVSLAMLALEKQSKDFARDVINKEDKIDELERVLRKRHIHRLNNGECSGSAGIVFADIISNLERIGDHAVNIADSILEENN is encoded by the coding sequence ATGGATTGGCAGACAATGTTATTCCAATTCCTCGGGGGATTAGGATTATTTCTATTTGCAATCAAGTATATGGGAGACGGCTTACAAAAAGCAGCAGGAGACCGACTTCGTGAGATACTCGATAGATTTACAACAAATCCTTTGATGGGTGTGTTAGTTGGTATTTTAGTTACAGTATTAATACAATCTAGTTCAGGTACAACGGTTATTACAGTTGGATTAGTTAGTGCTGGATTTATGAAACTTCGCCAAGCAATTGGTGTTATTATGGGTGCTAATATAGGGACAACCATCACTGCGTTTATTATCGGTTTTGATGTAGGTACATATTCTTATCCAATTATGGCGCTTGGTGCTGTATTGTTATTCTTCTTTAAGAAAAGTACAATTCAAAATATTGGACAAGTACTTTTTGGCTTCGCAGGACTATTTATCGGTCTGGAAATGATGGGCGATGGTATGAAGCCGTTACGTGATTGGGAAACGTTTATTGATATTACAGTAAGTTTTAGTGACTATCCGATTTTAGGGGTAGTTGCTGGTACTCTCTTTACAGTGGTTGTTCAATCTTCCTCCGCAACTATCGGTATCTTACAAGGGCTATATGATGAAGGGTTAATTCCATTAGCTGGAGCTTTGCCGGTATTATTCGGTGATAATATCGGTACGACAATTACTGCTGTATTAGCAGCATTAGGTGCTTCAGTTGTAGCTCGCCGTGCTGCAGCAGCGCATGTTATGTTCAACATCATAGGTACGATTATTTTTCTAATCCTTTTACCACTATTCACAAATTACGTAGAATGGATTTCAGGAGTATTACAGCTAGAAGAGAAAATGCAAATTGCTTTCGCACATGGAACATTTAATGTAATCAACACACTGATACAATTACCATTTGTTGGTTTGATTGCTTATCTTGTGACAAAAATTGTACCTGGTGAAGATACAACAATTGAGTATGGGCCAAAACATTTAGATAAATCATTAATTGAACAATCACCTTCAATAGCGTTAGGACAAGCGAAACAAGAAGTAGTCCGTATGGGTGAATTCGCACAAAGAGGTCTTCACGAATCAATGGATTACTTATTTACGCTAGATTCTAAACATGTAGGAATAACAGAACAATTGGAAGAAGCTATTAATAACTTGGATCGGGTGACAACGGAGTACTTAGTTGAATTGTCAAAAGAATCACTATCAGGGACGGATTCAAAATTACATCATGCTCTATTCGATAATATCCGTGATGTAGAACGAATTGGTGACCATGTTGAAAACATTGTAGAATTGGCACAATATCGTGAAACGAACCGTGTGAAATTCAGTGAAGAGGCAGAGAATGAATTAAAAGAGATGTTCAACATCGTTCTGGATACCGTAAGCTTAGCTATGCTTGCATTAGAGAAACAAAGTAAGGATTTTGCAAGAGATGTTATTAATAAGGAAGATAAAATTGACGAATTAGAACGTGTTCTTCGTAAACGCCATATCCACCGTTTAAATAATGGTGAATGTTCAGGATCAGCAGGTATAGTTTTTGCTGACATTATTAGTAACCTGGAACGAATTGGTGATCATGCTGTGAATATTGCTGATTCAATTTTAGAAGAAAACAATTAA
- the ybaK gene encoding Cys-tRNA(Pro) deacylase, which translates to MAKQKVTKTNAVRILEQHKITYTLMEYEVDEHIDGISVAAKIGKPVTNVFKTLITTAGNNKIFVFVVPVAEELDLKKGAKIAGEKKLEMLHVNDLLETTGYIRGGCSPIGMKKLLPTYIDQSAQELEYIIVSAGKRGMQIQVAPVDLLKLTKGIFADITKYRPVSL; encoded by the coding sequence ATGGCTAAACAAAAAGTGACGAAGACAAATGCAGTGCGCATTTTGGAACAACATAAAATTACCTATACCTTAATGGAATATGAAGTCGATGAACATATAGATGGAATATCCGTTGCCGCAAAAATAGGGAAGCCGGTTACGAATGTATTTAAAACGTTGATAACCACTGCTGGAAACAATAAAATCTTTGTCTTCGTAGTACCTGTTGCCGAAGAATTAGATTTAAAAAAAGGTGCTAAAATAGCAGGTGAAAAGAAGCTTGAAATGCTCCATGTAAATGATTTACTAGAGACGACTGGATATATTCGTGGGGGATGTTCTCCAATAGGAATGAAGAAACTGTTACCAACTTACATCGATCAATCGGCACAAGAACTAGAGTATATTATAGTGAGTGCAGGGAAAAGAGGCATGCAGATTCAGGTAGCTCCTGTAGATTTACTGAAGCTCACTAAGGGGATATTTGCCGATATTACCAAATACAGACCAGTATCCTTATAA
- a CDS encoding YitT family protein, whose translation MRKVYSWRWGFFIIGILVMTLGITMIIKGQDVGTSAWDVLHVALFDNFGLTIGTWNILTGLIIITFTSIMAKKLPKIGTWINMILCGFFIDMYYWILPNATSMTSQIIYFLLGIVVLGFGCGMYIAPNLGAGPRDTLMMWIVEKLGGSIKIARMIIELVVAALGWILGGPLGVGTVVIAVFSGYVVQFSLPYCRKMLLRFIGEIEEMKPFF comes from the coding sequence ATGAGAAAAGTATATTCATGGCGATGGGGATTTTTCATAATAGGAATACTCGTCATGACATTAGGTATTACAATGATAATTAAAGGGCAAGATGTTGGAACAAGTGCGTGGGATGTTCTTCATGTAGCCTTATTTGATAATTTTGGGTTAACAATAGGTACTTGGAATATTTTAACTGGACTAATCATTATAACGTTCACTTCTATTATGGCGAAAAAGTTACCAAAAATCGGTACATGGATTAACATGATTTTATGTGGTTTCTTTATTGACATGTATTATTGGATTTTACCAAATGCAACTTCAATGACGAGTCAAATTATCTACTTCCTGTTAGGAATAGTAGTTCTAGGATTTGGTTGTGGTATGTATATAGCACCGAACCTTGGGGCAGGTCCGCGTGATACGCTTATGATGTGGATTGTTGAAAAACTAGGTGGCTCCATTAAAATCGCTAGAATGATTATCGAACTAGTTGTAGCTGCACTTGGATGGATTTTAGGTGGTCCACTAGGTGTAGGAACTGTAGTCATTGCTGTATTTTCTGGATATGTCGTACAATTTTCATTGCCTTATTGTCGCAAAATGCTTTTGAGATTTATTGGTGAAATTGAAGAAATGAAGCCCTTTTTCTAA
- the ltrA gene encoding group II intron reverse transcriptase/maturase, with protein MQRPQKTSQDGCLQRDKLETEEYARVCSPAVKEVGQQDGIDLIDKVIDSNNLFRACKKVKANKGAPGIDGMTVDELFGHVSKYLPHLKRKLKDGSYKPLPVKRVEIPKADGTKRKLGIPCVRDRMVQQAIYQVIGGIIDPKFSDSSFGFRPNRNQHQAIKKSIKYYEQGYKVVVDCDLKSYFDTINHQKLMEYLKEFIKDKIILKLIWKFLKSGILENGFTKPTEFGAPQGGVLSPILSNVYLNQLDIELEERGHKFVRFADDFCIYVKSKRAGERVLDSITKFLEKELKLTVNKTKSKVGSPTKLKFLGFCIHSTSKSTGCRPHHSAKKRFRDKLKYKTRRNRTGKFEDIVKEINQVTVGWINYYGIGLMKMFIQDMRKWLNHRLRQLIWKRWKKVKTRYYQLRRLGIQHNEAWKVANTRKGYWRISGSETLHKAIRTKTLIKWGIKDLNYLYERRYLSY; from the coding sequence GTGCAAAGACCGCAGAAAACATCGCAAGATGGCTGTTTGCAAAGGGATAAGTTGGAAACTGAAGAGTATGCAAGAGTGTGTAGTCCTGCCGTTAAAGAAGTAGGTCAACAAGATGGTATCGATTTAATTGATAAAGTAATTGATAGTAATAATCTTTTCAGAGCATGTAAGAAGGTTAAAGCCAACAAAGGTGCGCCTGGAATAGATGGAATGACAGTAGATGAACTTTTTGGTCATGTCAGTAAATACCTACCCCATCTTAAGAGAAAACTGAAAGATGGCTCATATAAGCCTCTTCCAGTCAAACGGGTTGAAATCCCGAAGGCGGATGGTACAAAACGAAAATTAGGCATTCCATGTGTTAGAGACCGTATGGTCCAACAAGCAATATATCAAGTAATAGGTGGAATAATAGACCCGAAATTTTCCGATTCAAGTTTTGGTTTTCGACCAAATAGAAACCAACACCAAGCCATAAAGAAATCTATCAAATACTATGAACAAGGCTATAAAGTGGTAGTGGATTGTGATCTCAAAAGTTACTTTGACACCATTAACCATCAAAAGCTAATGGAATACCTCAAGGAATTCATTAAAGATAAAATTATATTAAAGCTAATTTGGAAATTTCTTAAAAGCGGAATATTAGAGAATGGCTTTACCAAACCAACTGAATTCGGTGCGCCTCAAGGCGGTGTACTTTCACCAATTCTTAGTAATGTTTATTTAAATCAGTTAGATATAGAACTGGAGGAAAGAGGACATAAATTCGTTCGCTTTGCGGATGATTTTTGCATCTACGTTAAAAGTAAACGAGCTGGTGAACGTGTCCTTGATAGCATTACAAAGTTTTTGGAGAAGGAACTGAAGCTGACAGTTAATAAAACTAAAAGTAAGGTGGGGTCTCCGACCAAACTAAAATTTTTAGGTTTCTGTATCCACAGTACATCTAAAAGTACAGGATGTAGACCACACCACTCCGCGAAGAAAAGATTCAGAGATAAACTAAAATATAAAACTAGACGAAATCGTACTGGTAAATTTGAGGATATCGTTAAAGAAATTAATCAAGTTACGGTTGGATGGATAAATTACTATGGCATTGGTTTGATGAAAATGTTCATTCAAGATATGAGAAAGTGGCTAAACCATCGGTTAAGGCAACTTATTTGGAAAAGGTGGAAGAAAGTCAAGACAAGGTACTATCAACTTAGGAGATTAGGTATCCAACACAATGAAGCCTGGAAAGTAGCGAATACCCGTAAGGGTTATTGGAGGATTTCAGGAAGTGAAACTCTACATAAAGCTATTAGAACAAAAACGCTCATCAAATGGGGAATAAAGGACCTTAATTATTTGTATGAGCGTCGATACTTAAGTTATTGA
- a CDS encoding TlpA disulfide reductase family protein, translating to MTYIQLGNVTLQIEWGAVILALLLLMLADKLIYKKSSTPVQDSIFYYIIVWKCSYIIIDFRMFLENPMSSLYFNGGTIGHILGIVAAVFILLFKAKKYNDEIDLFEWLNSFLGFYLLFEASKYLLVGNWIIGTMLIVIYGFVSYAIKKHNNSDSSWLLMLILVNSILLAYEQKIFSVEGWTFVIIVIILLAVIVFQQKHLLKNVLTLLIVVILVSSVALNFEKANKTIALGKAVDFELETLAGDTVRLSDYIGKKVILNFWATWCPPCKAEMPHMQKFYEEHGDEVEVIAVNLTSRDNGREAIQSFINEYGLTFTIPLDADNVYGELYEVISIPTTYVIDENGDIIQKIIGPLDLNTLENL from the coding sequence ATGACATACATACAACTAGGAAATGTCACCCTTCAAATTGAATGGGGAGCAGTTATCCTAGCTCTACTATTGTTGATGTTAGCTGACAAATTGATTTATAAGAAATCATCAACACCAGTTCAAGATAGTATTTTCTATTATATAATCGTTTGGAAATGTAGTTACATAATCATTGATTTTCGGATGTTTCTAGAAAATCCAATGTCATCTCTATATTTTAATGGAGGAACAATTGGACATATTTTGGGCATCGTTGCTGCCGTATTCATTCTACTATTTAAGGCTAAGAAGTATAACGATGAAATAGATTTATTTGAATGGCTTAATTCATTTTTAGGATTTTATCTATTATTTGAGGCCAGTAAATATCTACTAGTTGGAAACTGGATTATTGGCACAATGCTTATAGTTATATATGGATTTGTTTCCTATGCAATAAAAAAGCATAATAATAGCGATAGTTCATGGTTATTAATGCTCATCCTTGTGAATTCAATTTTACTAGCTTATGAACAAAAGATCTTTTCTGTGGAAGGCTGGACTTTCGTCATAATCGTTATTATTCTTTTAGCCGTAATCGTTTTTCAGCAAAAACATTTACTAAAAAATGTTTTAACCTTGCTAATCGTTGTCATATTAGTTTCTTCTGTTGCATTAAATTTTGAGAAAGCAAATAAAACGATAGCACTAGGAAAAGCGGTTGATTTTGAATTAGAAACGTTAGCAGGAGATACTGTTCGATTGTCTGATTATATAGGGAAGAAAGTGATTTTGAACTTTTGGGCAACTTGGTGTCCACCATGTAAAGCAGAAATGCCACATATGCAAAAGTTTTATGAAGAACATGGGGATGAAGTAGAAGTTATTGCAGTGAATCTAACAAGTAGAGACAATGGCCGTGAAGCTATACAATCATTTATTAATGAATACGGGCTAACGTTTACAATCCCACTTGATGCAGATAATGTTTACGGTGAATTATATGAGGTAATTTCAATTCCAACCACCTATGTAATCGATGAAAATGGGGATATCATTCAAAAAATTATTGGACC